Genomic segment of Seriola aureovittata isolate HTS-2021-v1 ecotype China chromosome 1, ASM2101889v1, whole genome shotgun sequence:
GGTGtcatttctctcttctctcagacTATGAATACTGGGTATTCTCAGAGGTTGCTCTTTGAAATTGCTGTGATCCCTCTTTGTCctacagtggaaacacagggaaGAAAACTTCAGCGTCTGTGGTCTGACATACTATTGCAAAGGAAGTACTATGAACTCTGATGTGATGTTGGTCTTTACGAGCAGTACTTTCAGTATGGATTAGGTAAGCACTGCATGTCGTGAAACTGCACTTGTCCTAGAATGGTTCAATATGAGCTTGTGTTCTACTGTTAGTTTATGCCTGCCTGTTTTATACAGTTTAATCAAAAGAAAGATGTTGTTAATAACGTTGGCCTTTCTATATTAATTCTATCAGGATTTCCTCTCAATGTCcatgtttacaaaataaatctcTCTGAACAAGGCCAAATGAATGAGCTAAACTGCTAATGAGAACATTCATGCTAGCTGTGATATCAATGCATTCTGACTGGATGGCCCTTTGGGGACGCCATCCTCTGTTACTGGATTAACAGATGTACAGACCATGACGAAACCTGGTGAAGAATGTGGAAATAAACATTGACTTTACTATAACACTAGTGTCCAGTGTCATTTCcctcttttgtcattttatacaCACAGGGTTCATGAATCTGGATTTAAAAAGTCCAAGTTTCTAATAAGTATATTTTAAGTATATTCAAGTTGCTTAATTTCAAACGAATTCCAATATAAAAACTTTTGAGTTAAAATTCTTTTTGAATTTAAGCTACTTGATATTTTAACCTGACATGAATTTTTAGGTCAGAATTTGactaattcattaattaattcatataattttcagtatttttttatcTGAATTAGTGAAACATTAGAAGAGGGGAGTTAAAACCACATAAATTCAAATAGAtggttttcaaagtaaaattttCAGTTCTATATACTCTATATATAAATTTCAACACTAAGTATTCAGTAGTTCAATTTTATTATGACATTGAGTTATAATTATTAGAGCTATTATTAGCTTCCATGTTTATAGCACTGCATTTGCCAGCTATATACTTGTTACTGTAAAGATCACAATTTGACAATCAGAACATATGATAGATTTGTAAGcagggctgaacaatatgcaaaagAAATCATATTGGGGTAAATTATAGTGGGAATGGTAATTTTTGCatctcatttcattcaaaaaaagtataaaaatgatgtttgCTGGGgtctgtaccaaacaagcatgttcccttacatctggTGAATGATTTTTAGGCCGGGGCATCTCTGCaacaccacaatgcttcatttatggcaTGTTGTGACACATCAAAAAATTGGGGCTCCTGCAATTTTGATGTTGCGCTTGGCAATATCAAAATTGCAATTTCGATAATATTTTGATcaattgtgcagccctacttGTAATGTATGATTAGTCGTTAAACCCCCGAACAGTATATAAAGTGGTTCAATTAGCTCCCCTTTAATCAGCTACAGCATTaaaattgttcttttattttgaagcataCACCAATTATATAATGCTCTAATAGGGTCCATTCTATTGCCTTATGAATACTAATACTTAAAGCACATGTTGCTAATAATGCTTTTGAACTTGTTCTTGGTTAAAATTATGAATGCAGGACGTTTGCACTGaggtattgctacttttactttagtaaaagatctcaatacttcttccaccactaaaaagaaaaaaaaaaaaaaaaaaaaaactaaaataaacacatcaatGCAACTAAAGAAACAGCACACCAGTTGAATaatagtttatatttatatttgtatatatatttatatatatattatattgtgtttACTTAACAAACATGATAAATGCAATGTCTCCAAGTTAGctgtaacaataaaaatacaatatcttTGTGTCCTTAAAGTACATAGaattaaaacagcaaaacaaaaaaaacaaaaaccgcCCTAAGTAGTTCACAGAGAGgtacaaatatacagtacaaatctattttattcaaaaagggtacaaataaaaatgcaacaaaatagAGATATTAATGCTTTGTTAAAGTCAGGTAGGTGTAGGGTATTCTAAGGGAGCACTTTGGGTCGACAACTCTAAGGCTTCTGATAGAAGATCAATACATATTGGTACGGCCATACGATATTAAAACTCACTATACAAAGTTCATACAACCTGGATTATACTTGAGGATTGAATGTTACATTTACATCATTGCATATATTTTGCAGATTTAGGCATTTCaaaaaaaagatgctgttttttgttttgtttttagataGTTACACATCACATAAAAAGCAGTGTCACCTTGTGCCAAAAAAGTACAATGTCAAATCTGAAAATACACAGACTTCTTTAAAACTTTTAACCGTTCTTATTCTCCTGATTTAATTCACCATCAGCAACACCAAAACCGTCCTAActtcaccttttaagttgaatACTGGATCAAACAACAGGAAGCAGTTCACAGagggaggtaaaaaaaaacccactgccAACGTCACTAAACATAAGAAACCATTACGTTACCACCAACTGAAAGCCATCTGATTTatgcagtctgtctgtctctgcctttaATAAAAACCCACCTCCTGCTGTCCAGAGACTGTAGGACGACACAAGACACCAAACACAATCCATTAATTCCagggatataaaaaaaaaaaaaaaaaaaaaaacaaactatggAGCTTgtgcaacaataaaaacaacagatgtgtGCAAGGtctgtctatatgtgtgtgcgtgtgtgtgtgcgtgtgtggtatTAATGGCTTGCCCTCTGTTGCTGACACTCTTGGCAAGAAGTGCAGAGAAGAGCTACCATGTACTCCACTTCCACACACtggaaaaacaagaataaaatgttaaaaagtatAATAgagtgtattaaaaaaaaaatatggcagaaaaagaagggggggggcacacacaaacaaaatgttgcaGACCTCATGGTTGAAGCGTTTGGGGCACAAAGAGGATTCACTGTCGCCCTTTGAGACATCTAAACATGAATTTCTGCTCATAAGCATGACAAGAGTGTCAAGTTTTGATATTTCTGATTATTTGCTCTTGTACAGCCTGAAAAGGGAACACCAAGTCTACCAGAAGCATTATTCCGTTatttcaatttcacacattgtaCACAGCAGAATTTAAGGCATTATCGACAAGCATCATCAAAACTATctatacaaaaaaatacatctatctacagaaacacacaacctgTGATTTCTCCATGATTTCGTGTGCTTTACATTTTGAAACTCTTCAATTAACcaacagttttaattttaaaacactgtaaaggAGGGCATTTAGTGCAATTACTTACAGCAACAGACTATCAGAGATGTGAATAATATTCACTGGACATCTTGCTAGAAGTCGAGTTTTCCTGCTTAACACGGCACACACTGCTTCGAAGCAGAGGGCAAAAGCAAAAAAGACTCATGGCTGCACAGGATGGTCTTGCTGTGAGAATTAACAGGAGGTAAAGTCACAGGAGGCACTGCTTGCACCATTTAAATCCCATCAAATGCATCTTGAGCTAAAATACAATGTTGAAGTGGCTTGGCAACCGTGCCAAATAATGctgaacaaacacatgaaaatctgAGTGACACTCGTCTCGAGTGATTTGGCTGCAACTGTGTGGCATCATAAGAAGACAATAAAACTTTACTGATCTGTCAGTGTGCTATACTCAGGAAGATGGGGATCACTGAGCAAAAAATAGAAAGTAACAAAGCAAAATATTGGTTTATATTCCTATAAAAAGGtaatttaaagcaaaaatcCTATAACCAGACATTAGAGTGAAATGACTGCATCGGTCAACCTGCCTTACAGCTGCATAGAGCTGTACTTAAGACAATGACGGGTACAATACTGAGTTTACTGCGTAGAAAATGCCAAGACtacatgaaatgttttcaggtATTATGTATATTGCTTAcagcatgaaaaagaaaaactctatAGGGTGAGCTTCTGATGGTAAGATGAGTTTGTACTGTAGTAAAATTAATTTCTGAATGACAATCTCCCATTGCACAGCATTTCAAAGAAcaggttcacattttttcaagtcTAACTTCACGGAGTTCTCGCTTGTCCACACATACATGGAGTTGTCATTATAAATGTTCCTCCCATTCATACTAGCTGTAAAAAGATCCCTTCTCAATGTGATTCCAGTTTAAGTGACGGGATGaaggacaaaatccacagtcctcgTTCTGTGTGTGAAGGCTTCAGCAGTTGCTGAGCGACAGCAGAGGAACAGTAGCGTAAAGAGTGAAATGTGTACCATAACATCTCTAACTTTGGATAATACCCACTTGATTTGTCTAAGTATGACTGCTGAAGGCTCTTATCAACTCAGTGCTTTAttgcacaaaaaaataacacttcACTTTGCCCCATATCGCACACTGGAATAACATCAGGAAGGAATCTTTACACAGCCAGTATGGACAGGAGGAACGATTACAGCGACCAGTAAGTCTTTATGGGCATGTGAGAATCGTTTCAAAATAGACTTGAAAAAAATGCGGACCTATCTTCTGAAGCTGCTCGAAATAACAGCACCAGAGGAAATAAGTCCACTAGGCCCAGTTCAGGTCAGTCTGTCTGACACTTCTCTCATAGCCCCTGTACCTGCCGACAGAGGGTCAGGTCATATACTCTGAACCATGAGGGGTTACGGGCCAAGTTGAAGCggacaaacatgcacacacgcgcacaagAGTGTCTGAGGCTGATGGACAAACTAGTTCAAAAGTTTGCAAGTACAGCACCAACAAATAAGTcagacacaaaaatgacaacCATGGAACTAACCgggaaaggaaataaaaacataaaatgcaacaaatatttaaatgttttgccAGAGGTTAGTCCAAAGATATatgacaggaaaaaagaaaactggtaCTGTGTGCTTTACATTTTGTGATGGGAATGTCTGTGTGAGGAATGCTGTCTGATTAGAAACCTCTGAATGATTTTATGTGTGGTCTAATTGCacttattttcagtttcaccCTTTTGGATTTTTTGAGTGACAAGGATAAAAATCtgtcaggaggaggaaaacTGCAGCATTCATCTTGGCTAATTTGTAAACAGTTAAAAATgcaagtcagtttttttttttctatctctcgctctctcaccacaaaacaccaacaacaataCTTCAAACATATTCCCTTCATTAGAAAAACACCTACTGCACTGTGATTCTTATTAACAAGGTCAGTGTGAAATCAATGAGTGACATTTTCTATGTGCAACACGAGACAATCGTCAGATCCACTTGATAAAGTACATCCTAGTAAAAAAAGTGAAGGACCGTATATGttcaaacaaaagacagaagagaagatAACTTGATAATGATCACAACTTAATTAGAGTCAAGCCTCTCTTGGAGATGCACTTGAGTAAATCCatataaaaaagtaaagatCATCAGTGAGATGGAGAATCAAAGAGGAGCAGTTTCATCGACAATGATTTCTTGAGAAATCTGTCAGAGGCTTTGCATTTGCAGATGTACTGAAGAACCAATGTAAATGAATAGTGCATCACCTTTGAAAGTCTGGATTAAAAGAGGGTCAGATCTCTCACCTCAGACGTATAGAGATATAAAAACAGCTCACGGCGAAGGATTAGAGATTAGAGAGCATTAAAGCCGCGAGCTGTAAAAAGAACTATTGCTTCAATTTGGTAACTGAGCAAAGAGTAACTCAAGTTGAGGACAAAGAGAAGACTTCGTCAatgactcactcacacacaggttttCTCTCCAAGGCAAACTACCAGGCCCTTCCACTCTTCCAAGGGGTTAAAGTGGCCTGCAGCCAGTGATGTGATAGGGTAAAGTCTCTCTGGTGCGTTCCCACAGGTGGCTTTGGTGATGACCAGCCAGTGCCTCCTCCGTTAGTTACGCCGTAGAAAATTGCATCAAAAGTCACCAGTCTGGTTGGGAAAAGCTTTGAGGTatagtgaggaggagggagggagtcgCTCAAGATGGGAAATTATTCTCTAAAAAGGAAACCGTTAAACACTAAATCATGGGTATTCTCACTGATGACACTGGAATGCAAGATATTACTAATTATCACAAAGAACAAATTCCAATCCGTGGCatttatgcaaacacacataagtATTAGGGCCCTCAGCCAAAACTAGTGGGCATGATGGTGTGTAATGAAAGCAAAACTTTTTTGGAGTGGAAACTGATTGCTGAACAGACAAATTGATTGATTTATCACTATTTCGATTGTAAGACAAGCAGGACATGCCGCACTCTGCCTGAGAGAATGCCATTCCTTGCAGACCGGCCTcctgaaaaggaaagagaggagaaagtaTCTCTGCTGACAGCAGAGGTTTTAGACTCCTGCCGGAGAAGCATAATGTAACATACACTGACAGTTAGCGTCAACATTGCCAACATCATGGCAGGAGCAGCTGATGTCAGCAActccactgttttttttgttttgtttttttttggggggggggggggggggttaaatgCTTTTGAAGGAAACAGGATCCTAGGATTGGAGGAGATAAAATATTACTGGCTGTGATCTTTCAAATACATCAGAACCTGCAGAGTTGGTAGCTTTACTGTGCTATAAACACATTCTTCGTAGTCCGTGGTCATCCAGAGAGACAGTTTGGTCAAAAAGGAAGCAAGAGTGTTCTGAATGCGATGGTAACCTCCAAGCATGGGTATGAGGAAGTGGCAACAAAGGAGGgtgggaggaagagaaatgCAGTGTGTAAGGACTATGGTAGGCATTTCATCAGCTACATACTTTCTACTCAGCTTTTCATGTCCCTGTCAGACCTCAGCTGGCTGGGGAAGCACTGGCTCAAATCCTTTGGCTGAGTgacaaccaaaccaaaccagaaCTTCTCACCAGAAAGAGAAAGATCTTGTATTTCTGTATATTTTAGGTGTGCAAAATCTCAAACATTCTGAGGCTACATTcgcactcttttttttcctctttctctccttgtcAGACTCATTCTTACTCATGGCAGTCTCTTCTATAGTTGCTACCAAATGTGATGCTACTTCCCTGCATTAGAGCGCCCCTCAATGGACAGTTTGACCTCCTGGGGGATGAAAGAGGGCCTTGTGTGGCTGGAGGTGCTTATCTGAGGGCGTGGCCCTTCGTCTCCCTTCATACTGTATCTTTGGAGGCCAGGTGAGGACCAGCGCCTCTGAGAAGCACCTAGCGCTGCATGCATCACTCCCATCCCTGCCCCTGCAAAAGCAGAGCCCTCTGTGTGCAAGTGGTAACTGCTCTGGCTCCTTGGATGCTCTGCTGAGGTCCTACTTGGTCTGATGGGCGACTCAGTGTGCCCAACAACCCCCAAATGTGTGGCTTCCTCCTTATCGACCACATCTTTCTCCCCATCCcgctgtctttctctgtggaTGCGGTCTATCCTGAAATGAGACTGAGACCGTGACTGCTGAGGGGCAGGAGGCCCCATGAGCTGGTGACCAGGTCCTGATGTAGCTTTGGTTTTGCTCATAGTCCTGGACAGgttctgttgttgctgttgttgttgttgttgttgttgttgttgttgctgctgctgtgaatgatggtgttgtggttgtttctgctgttgtggctgaagctgctgctgcagcgtgATGGACACACATACATCTCCTACTTGCAGGTGATGGCAGGCCAAGCCATAGAGCTGGGCTGTGCGCTCCGGGCTGCAGGAAGACCAGCCCTgtccaaacacaaaaaagggGTGCTCCGGGGGCACATCAATGGTCACTTTGCTCTGCTGCTCGCCCACAGTAAAGTGAAGCGACACGAGACCTGGTCTCTGCTGGCTGGCACGGATGTCCACCACCATGCTGGAGTCGATCTTAAGCCCCCCACTCACTTCGGCGCTCCGTACAAAGTCCTGAGTCTGCAGGTCCTCCACACGCTTCAGTTCCCCAGTAGCCAGCTGGATAATGGCCCCCTTCATGAAGTGTGACGGGTTGCAAGGAGTCGGGGCGGGAGCGAGGCTTGAAGCTAAGGCCTGAGTCACATCTGCTGTAGGCTGGATCGGAGGATGCTGtagaagctgctgctgagctgtgGTCGGCTCCACTCTTTCAGGGAGGCACACTCTGGCTGAAGAATCAGAGGCTTTAAAGCTTGGGTTAATGGAGGCCATGGTGGTAGAGGCATGGCTGGCTGAGACATCATTAGCCTGTCCTGGGTAGTGTTGCTGTGGTGGCTGGGGCTGATGCTGCGGGTGATACTCCAAGGGAATAAGAACTGGTTGTCCATTGGCAAGCACAACAGCATGGCCTGGTTGTCCTGTTTGCTGCTGGAGACCGGTCACTCTGGGGTCACTGTAAGTCGCAGGTTGCACCGTGTACGCAGCCCGGCTGGAAATTACACCAGTGTTCTCTCCATGGACATCTCTGGCTCTCTGGGCACCCTGAGAGAGGTTCAAGGGAGCAAAGGAGACCTCTTTCCGCACTCCACTAACTCCATGGCTGGAAGAAGCCAAACGACCAACCACCTGCTGCACCTGGAAGTTGATTAAAGGAATTAAGAGTTAGTCCGACAACTTGTAAATcttatgaaaacacacagaacaacacacaaTTTCCAAAAAGACATCCAAGTGTTTTCCCACAGAAGCCTGAATTACAGCATTTAAGTATGAAATGTGCATGTGGTTCAGTAGATTACTGTTTGTTAGCTATCCTTTGGTCAAGCTCAAACTCACTCCAACACACAATttattctcttctctctttgctATTCTCATCAAGATCATGATTAACTTAAACGTCCTACAGAGTGGGAAATTTGATTTGAGCTTTTCACCCACTTTGCAGTCATAAAAGTAGAGACAAAATTTCTTTCAAAAAATACACAGATGTGTTAATAAATATCAAACAGGGTAAAAAAAGGTTCATAAATAACAAACGGCAAACAAGGTTctttagtatgtgtgtgtgtgtatatatatgtatatatatatatatatatatatagtcttGGTTGAAAGGGTTGGCACCCCtgaatttaaataattcagGATATCTTCAGAAACAAAGTGCTTAATGTTCAGTGTTCACGTGACCTGAATTATCTTATGAAGGATGGTTTTACAGCATAAAAAGGGGGCTGATTGTTTCcagcttttttttcacaatggGAAAAACAAGAtcatcagaaacatcagaaaTGCTTTTATCAAAAAACATCTCCACGACAATCTCCAAAGATCTTGAAATCCCTATTTCAAAAGTTCATATTGTTTCCAAGAAGTTTCACAGTCATAAAACTGTTAAGATGTTTCCAGGACGTGGTGCTAAGGAAGAAACTCAATGACAGAAGTCTGTGAAGGTTGGTGCGGGTTGTGGAAAAAACACCACACAAGACATCCCAAGAGGTTCAGGCTGACCTGGAGAAATCTGGAGTGGTGATTTCAGCCTGTACCATATGCCACACACTAAACCAAGTAGGGCTCCATGGGCAAAGGCAAAGGAGGACACCACTATTGAAAGAAAGGTGCAAAAAGGCAAGACTTATGTTTGCAAAAACTTTGAATCGATAAGCCACAGTCTCTCTGGCATATTGTTCTATgaacagatgaaaagaagagCTCTTTATGAATGCAGTGCATCAGTTTGTATACAGGCGACAAAATGAAGCCCATAAGGAAAAGAACACCCTACTTACAGTAAAACATGGTGGAGGTTCTATCATGCTGCAGGGCTGCTTTGCTACTACTAAAAGGCACTGAATATATTAAAGGAAGGATGAAATCAGATTACCAAGGCCTTTTAGAGCAAAATGTGTTAACCAGTGTCAGAAAATACGGTCTTAGGCGAAGGTCTTAGGTGtttcagcaggacaatgacctaAAGCACACACCCAGCAGCACAAAAGAATGGTTGAAGAGAATAAGATgtactgttttaaaatgtccagCAATAGGTCCTGACCCAAATCCCATTGAAAACCTTTGGAGAAAGCTGAAATCTGCCATTGCAAAAACGACTCCTGTAAACTTAAAAGAGCTTGAATTTATAGcaatgaaagagaggaagaaactaCCAGCAGACAAGTGTAAGAAACTTCTAATTGGTTACAAAAAGCATTTAGAGACTATCATTGCTGCCAGATGTTCTCCAAACATATATTAGTGAAGGGTGCCAAGAATGGTGTCTGGGgtatatgttgtgttttgtacTATTTCATTATTATGTAAGGtaatttcttttccttttgttcagTATCATTGGacaatttattaaaataatctgGTTTTACAAAATTGGttcatttgcttttatttctgaagGTATTCTGAATTACGCACTTCATTTCAAATTCAGGGGTACCAATCCTTCCGACCGATGActgtatgcatacacacatacccacatatgtatacatacacacaaacaacaaggtTTTAAAGTacccagaaagaaaaaaaaaacaacataaaaaaatcatctagTGCCCACATTGGCCTTATCTGCTACTATTTAAA
This window contains:
- the atxn1l gene encoding ataxin-1-like, which encodes MKPAQERNQECLPPKKRDLPISNSGGAGGTGGGGAAGGGGGSGGGSVAGGGIGEDEVVSIQNSAANSDTQGGTPSGEWLRAQPGLHYGVDNSDGIPAVPIDQYSMLYKVALPSVTYSPTSLHPVLSHISPAYTVHSPLLQHPGLPYPPLGYAQIPHSSLQFVSSPYAAVPYALTPGFVPGPLISPSGTIPQPHSVSHLVPYPSVIQEGVVSPPPQAQVASHTFAKVAASSGVPLMLPSEQAAQQHLGTVGVLPATEVSSRGMPVYYHPQGARAATATRDPHGAQQENEPEMNGGDKEQVAREVVPDSIFAARNARLPLMAPSSATQDHSQDRGLQNRRLEERSSPGQRSTPDSDLEVQQVVGRLASSSHGVSGVRKEVSFAPLNLSQGAQRARDVHGENTGVISSRAAYTVQPATYSDPRVTGLQQQTGQPGHAVVLANGQPVLIPLEYHPQHQPQPPQQHYPGQANDVSASHASTTMASINPSFKASDSSARVCLPERVEPTTAQQQLLQHPPIQPTADVTQALASSLAPAPTPCNPSHFMKGAIIQLATGELKRVEDLQTQDFVRSAEVSGGLKIDSSMVVDIRASQQRPGLVSLHFTVGEQQSKVTIDVPPEHPFFVFGQGWSSCSPERTAQLYGLACHHLQVGDVCVSITLQQQLQPQQQKQPQHHHSQQQQQQQQQQQQQQQQQNLSRTMSKTKATSGPGHQLMGPPAPQQSRSQSHFRIDRIHRERQRDGEKDVVDKEEATHLGVVGHTESPIRPSRTSAEHPRSQSSYHLHTEGSAFAGAGMGVMHAALGASQRRWSSPGLQRYSMKGDEGPRPQISTSSHTRPSFIPQEVKLSIEGRSNAGK